CCGGTTTGTGCTCACCAATAAAACAAGGAGGTAATTATGGAGCTGAAAAAAGGCACCGTTCTGCAAAACTACACCATCATCGAGCCCATCGGCGAAGGCGGGATGGGAGAAGTTTATCTGGCTGAGGAGACCATTCTTGGCAGACAGGTGGCGATCAAACGCCTAAATCCCAGCCTCACCAATGACGCCCATTTTTCCGAGCGGTTTGTCAATGAAGCCCGCATTCAGGCAAGAATGACTCATCCCAACATCGTGGCTTTATACAATTTCTTTGTGGATGATGGGGTCTATTA
The genomic region above belongs to Candidatus Cloacimonadaceae bacterium and contains:
- a CDS encoding serine/threonine-protein kinase; its protein translation is MELKKGTVLQNYTIIEPIGEGGMGEVYLAEETILGRQVAIKRLNPSLTNDAHFSERFVNEARIQARMTHPNIVALYNFFVDDGVYYMVMEYAEGNMLKELIAMTGPIPEPRALHIFKQIVNALAYAHS